The following coding sequences are from one Geodermatophilus normandii window:
- a CDS encoding ABC transporter permease, translating into MSAPLSSGRLVRLVAGREISSRVRDKTFIASSVLMIVLILGVLVFQVVVNSGEDTSRIGVVGDPGQVDTALEAQGEALDVDVEVVRFDTDDAARTAVEDEEVDGALVGGSSAPELVVVDPDTTLEAVVSGAVGAVALGDALAQAGVDPSDLPQLTVTALDGDSAADTQRTVVAVIGVVLLYSLLILFAQFVAQGVVEEKSSRVVELLLATMRPWQLLAGKILGLGVLGLGQIAVIAAIGIGGALAFDVVDLPGELVGTVLWLLFWFVLGYALYASLFAVAASLVSRQEDLGSVLTPASLVLVAGFVVAVQAASDPDGTLAVVTSYVPGLSPMVMPVRQAAGDVALWEVAVAVVLMLVAIALVVRLGGRVYSGALLRTGGKTKLREALRAGEA; encoded by the coding sequence GTGAGCGCGCCGCTGTCGAGCGGCCGGCTGGTCCGCCTGGTCGCCGGGCGCGAGATCTCCTCGCGCGTCCGCGACAAGACGTTCATCGCCAGCTCGGTGCTGATGATCGTGCTGATCCTCGGCGTGCTGGTCTTCCAGGTCGTCGTCAACTCCGGGGAGGACACCAGCCGGATCGGGGTGGTCGGTGACCCCGGTCAGGTGGACACCGCGCTCGAGGCGCAGGGCGAGGCGCTCGACGTCGACGTCGAGGTGGTCCGCTTCGACACCGACGACGCGGCGCGCACCGCCGTCGAGGACGAGGAGGTCGACGGCGCACTCGTCGGCGGCAGCAGCGCTCCCGAGCTCGTGGTCGTCGACCCCGACACCACGCTGGAGGCGGTCGTGTCCGGGGCCGTCGGCGCGGTGGCGCTGGGCGACGCGCTGGCGCAGGCCGGCGTCGACCCCTCCGACCTGCCGCAGCTCACGGTGACGGCACTCGACGGCGACTCCGCGGCCGACACGCAGCGCACCGTCGTCGCCGTCATCGGGGTCGTGCTGCTCTACAGCCTGCTCATCCTCTTCGCGCAGTTCGTCGCGCAGGGCGTGGTCGAGGAGAAGTCCAGCCGGGTGGTCGAGCTGCTGCTGGCCACGATGAGGCCGTGGCAGCTGCTGGCCGGCAAGATCCTCGGCCTCGGCGTCCTCGGCCTCGGGCAGATCGCCGTCATCGCCGCGATCGGGATCGGCGGGGCGCTGGCCTTCGACGTCGTGGACCTGCCCGGCGAGCTGGTCGGGACGGTGCTGTGGCTGCTGTTCTGGTTCGTGCTCGGCTACGCCCTGTACGCCTCGCTGTTCGCCGTCGCCGCCTCGCTGGTGAGCCGGCAGGAGGACCTCGGCAGCGTGCTGACGCCGGCGTCGCTGGTGCTGGTGGCCGGGTTCGTCGTGGCCGTCCAGGCGGCGAGCGACCCGGACGGGACGCTGGCGGTCGTGACCTCCTACGTTCCGGGCCTCTCGCCGATGGTCATGCCGGTGCGCCAGGCGGCCGGCGACGTGGCGCTGTGGGAGGTCGCCGTGGCCGTCGTCCTCATGCTGGTGGCCATCGCGCTGGTGGTCCGGCTGGGCGGCCGGGTGTACTCCGGGGCCCTGCTGCGGACCGGCGGTAAGACCAAGCTGCGGGAGGCGCTGCGGGCCGGCGAGGCCTGA
- a CDS encoding ABC transporter ATP-binding protein: MLEFDGLHKSYGDNRVLEGVGFTVAPGSMFGFCGSNGAGKTTTMRIAMGLARADAGEVRWRGRPLDEEARRRIGYMPEERGLYPKMRVAEQLSYFARLHGMDTAAAARAAEEWSGRLGLAERRGDPVEKLSLGNQQRVQLAAALVSRPEVLILDEPFSGLDPVGVDALAEALFERCRAGVPVVFSSHQLDLVERLCDSVGILARGRMVATGTVEELRRRESGRVLRVVVPDAAPGWAAAVPGVRVVSERAGDTLLELAGDTDDQQVLAAALRTGRVTHFAWREATLVELFREVVADPAQRAAVREEVAA; this comes from the coding sequence GTGCTCGAGTTCGACGGGCTCCACAAGAGCTACGGCGACAACCGCGTGCTGGAGGGTGTCGGCTTCACCGTCGCCCCCGGCTCGATGTTCGGCTTCTGCGGGTCCAACGGGGCCGGGAAGACGACGACGATGCGCATCGCGATGGGCCTGGCCCGGGCCGACGCCGGTGAGGTGCGCTGGCGCGGCCGGCCCCTGGACGAGGAGGCCCGGCGGCGCATCGGCTACATGCCGGAGGAGCGCGGGCTCTACCCGAAGATGCGGGTGGCCGAGCAGCTGTCCTACTTCGCGCGGCTGCACGGCATGGACACCGCCGCCGCGGCCCGCGCCGCCGAGGAGTGGTCGGGCCGCCTCGGCCTGGCCGAGCGCCGCGGCGACCCGGTCGAGAAGCTGTCGCTGGGCAACCAGCAGCGCGTGCAGCTGGCCGCCGCGCTGGTCAGCCGGCCCGAGGTGCTCATCCTCGACGAGCCGTTCAGCGGCCTGGACCCGGTCGGCGTCGACGCGCTGGCCGAGGCGCTGTTCGAGCGGTGCCGCGCCGGCGTGCCCGTCGTGTTCTCCAGCCACCAGCTCGACCTGGTCGAGCGGCTGTGCGACTCGGTCGGCATCCTCGCCCGCGGCCGGATGGTCGCCACCGGCACCGTCGAGGAGTTGCGGCGCCGCGAGTCCGGCCGGGTGCTGCGGGTCGTCGTCCCCGACGCCGCGCCGGGCTGGGCGGCCGCCGTGCCCGGCGTCCGGGTGGTCTCCGAGCGGGCCGGCGACACGCTGCTCGAGCTCGCCGGGGACACCGACGACCAGCAGGTGCTCGCCGCCGCGCTGCGCACCGGCCGGGTCACCCACTTCGCCTGGCGCGAGGCCACGCTGGTCGAGCTGTTCCGCGAGGTCGTCGCCGACCCGGCGCAGCGGGCCGCGGTCCGCGAGGAGGTGGCGGCGTGA
- a CDS encoding UdgX family uracil-DNA binding protein (This protein belongs to the uracil DNA glycosylase superfamily, members of which act in excision repair of DNA. However, it belongs more specifically to UdgX branch, whose founding member was found to bind uracil in DNA (where it does not belong), without cleaving it, appears to promote DNA repair by a pathway involving RecA, rather than base excision.) has protein sequence MSQENVPASPPSGVGLDGLRQAAAGCRACELWEPATQTVFGEGPETARIVFVGEQPGDQEDRRGEPFVGPAGRLLDRALADAGIERNDAYVTNAVKHFRFTPTAKRRIHQSPGAEHVRACRPWLEAEFEVLKPEVVVCLGATAAKALISPSFRITKERGVLMPWTPPGVARAEAGDDEPDEDAPAQTWMLATAHPSAVLRVPDEDRPKAYDALVADLRVVAGALA, from the coding sequence ATGAGCCAGGAGAACGTCCCCGCCAGCCCACCGTCGGGCGTCGGGCTGGACGGCCTGCGGCAGGCGGCGGCCGGGTGCCGGGCCTGCGAGCTGTGGGAGCCGGCGACCCAGACGGTCTTCGGGGAGGGCCCCGAGACCGCGCGCATCGTGTTCGTCGGCGAGCAGCCCGGCGACCAGGAGGACCGCAGGGGCGAGCCGTTCGTCGGCCCGGCCGGCCGGCTGCTGGACCGGGCGCTCGCCGACGCCGGGATCGAGCGGAACGACGCCTACGTCACCAACGCCGTCAAGCACTTCCGGTTCACGCCCACGGCCAAGCGGCGCATCCACCAGTCGCCGGGCGCGGAGCACGTCCGGGCCTGCCGGCCGTGGCTCGAGGCGGAGTTCGAGGTGCTCAAGCCCGAGGTCGTCGTCTGCCTGGGCGCGACCGCCGCCAAGGCCCTCATCTCGCCGTCGTTCCGGATCACCAAGGAGCGCGGCGTGCTCATGCCCTGGACGCCGCCCGGCGTCGCCCGTGCCGAGGCCGGCGACGACGAGCCCGACGAGGACGCCCCGGCGCAGACCTGGATGCTGGCCACCGCCCACCCCTCGGCGGTGCTGCGGGTGCCCGACGAGGACCGCCCGAAGGCCTACGACGCGCTGGTCGCCGACCTGCGCGTGGTCGCCGGCGCGCTGGCCTGA
- a CDS encoding MFS transporter encodes MAGPLRPGAALRGVGEGFTFLRTQPVLLMTFVVDVIAMLFAWPQAVFPELAEGRYAGSPNAYGWLFAGISIGALLMGLTSGWVSRVDRQGAVVLAAIVVWGVAIVGFGLAPSLWLAVLFLAVAGAGDMVSAVLRSSMLQTAAPDEMRGRMQGVFIVVVAGGPRLGDLRAGAMASAAGVGVAMVSGGVVVVVAMVVVALLVPSFLHFRASRSGG; translated from the coding sequence GTGGCCGGGCCGCTGCGCCCGGGCGCCGCGCTGCGCGGGGTGGGCGAGGGCTTCACGTTCCTGCGCACCCAGCCGGTGCTGCTCATGACCTTCGTCGTCGACGTGATCGCGATGCTGTTCGCCTGGCCGCAGGCGGTGTTCCCCGAGCTCGCCGAGGGCCGCTACGCCGGCTCGCCCAACGCCTACGGCTGGCTGTTCGCCGGCATCTCGATCGGGGCGCTGCTCATGGGGCTGACCTCGGGCTGGGTGTCGCGGGTCGACCGGCAGGGCGCGGTGGTGCTCGCCGCCATCGTCGTGTGGGGCGTGGCGATCGTCGGCTTCGGGCTGGCGCCGTCGCTCTGGCTCGCCGTGCTGTTCCTGGCGGTCGCCGGTGCCGGCGACATGGTCAGCGCGGTGCTGCGCTCGTCGATGCTGCAGACCGCCGCGCCCGACGAGATGCGCGGCCGCATGCAGGGCGTGTTCATCGTCGTCGTCGCGGGCGGCCCGCGGCTGGGCGACCTGCGCGCCGGGGCGATGGCCAGCGCCGCGGGCGTCGGCGTGGCGATGGTGTCCGGCGGGGTCGTCGTCGTGGTCGCCATGGTCGTCGTCGCGCTGCTGGTGCCCTCGTTCCTGCACTTCCGGGCGTCGCGGTCGGGCGGCTAG
- a CDS encoding MFS transporter: MRKDPAAPHTSQARRGPLQRGRPGGQLPLDPVEPGEVAEPAPVPRRRSPSPRGWAIDTSPLRDPGYRRLFWGLTATMVGQQMTLVAVPYQVYALTGDSLLVGVTSIVSLVPLVVFGLLGGAIADAMDRRRLMLVTGVGSAVTSALLAAQALLPGGGNLWLLWLLVAAVSGLTAVNQPARSAVIPALVGAEGWPRPTPWR; the protein is encoded by the coding sequence GTGAGGAAGGACCCCGCTGCCCCCCACACCTCGCAGGCTCGGCGCGGGCCCCTGCAGCGGGGCCGGCCCGGCGGGCAGCTGCCCCTCGACCCGGTCGAGCCGGGGGAGGTCGCCGAGCCCGCGCCCGTGCCGCGCCGCCGGTCCCCGTCGCCGAGGGGCTGGGCGATCGACACCAGCCCCCTGCGCGATCCCGGTTACCGGCGGCTGTTCTGGGGGCTGACCGCGACGATGGTCGGCCAGCAGATGACGCTGGTCGCCGTCCCGTACCAGGTCTACGCACTGACCGGCGACTCGCTGCTGGTCGGCGTCACCTCGATCGTGTCGCTGGTCCCGCTGGTCGTCTTCGGCCTGCTCGGCGGCGCCATCGCCGACGCGATGGACCGCCGCAGGCTGATGCTGGTCACCGGCGTCGGCTCGGCGGTCACCAGCGCGCTGCTGGCCGCGCAGGCGCTGCTGCCCGGCGGTGGCAACCTCTGGCTGCTGTGGCTGCTGGTGGCCGCCGTCTCCGGCCTGACCGCGGTCAACCAGCCCGCCCGCAGCGCGGTGATCCCCGCGCTGGTCGGCGCCGAGGGGTGGCCGCGGCCAACGCCCTGGCGATGA
- the pdxH gene encoding pyridoxamine 5'-phosphate oxidase has product MADLSRMRRDYDRPGLREEDLAPTWVEQFDRWFRDVVAADVPDPNAVVVATADADGAPDARIVLLKGYDEAGFVFGTSYASTKGAQLAANPRAALVFPWHALQRQVRVTGTVERIGDAASDDLWDPRPREAQLAAVASVQSTVVDSREELEGRVRLLDEETTTEKVPRPPTWGGYRVVPEHVEFWQGGPGRLHDRLRFVRDDEEGGGWVLQRLAP; this is encoded by the coding sequence GTGGCCGACCTCTCCCGCATGCGCAGGGACTACGACCGCCCGGGGCTGCGCGAGGAGGACCTCGCGCCGACGTGGGTGGAGCAGTTCGACCGCTGGTTCCGCGACGTCGTCGCCGCCGACGTCCCCGACCCGAACGCGGTGGTCGTGGCCACGGCCGACGCCGACGGCGCCCCGGACGCGCGCATCGTGCTGCTCAAGGGCTACGACGAGGCCGGCTTCGTCTTCGGCACCAGCTACGCCTCGACCAAGGGTGCGCAGCTGGCGGCCAACCCGCGGGCGGCGCTGGTCTTCCCCTGGCACGCGCTGCAGCGCCAGGTTCGGGTGACCGGCACCGTCGAGCGCATCGGCGACGCCGCCTCCGACGACCTCTGGGACCCCCGCCCGCGCGAGGCACAGCTGGCCGCCGTCGCCTCGGTGCAGTCCACCGTCGTGGACTCCCGCGAGGAGCTCGAGGGGCGGGTGCGGCTGCTCGACGAGGAGACGACGACCGAGAAGGTGCCGCGGCCGCCGACGTGGGGCGGGTACCGGGTGGTGCCCGAGCACGTCGAGTTCTGGCAGGGCGGCCCGGGGCGGCTGCACGACCGGCTGCGCTTCGTCCGCGACGACGAGGAGGGCGGCGGCTGGGTCCTCCAGCGGCTCGCCCCGTGA
- a CDS encoding citrate synthase 2 encodes MADDFVPGLEGVIAFETTIAEPDKDGGSLRYRGVDIEDLVGKITFGNVWALLVDGKFGPGLPPAEPFPIPVHSGDVRVDVQAALAMLAPFWGYRPLLDISDEEARNQLARAAVMALSYVAQSARGIGTPAVPQSRIDEASTIVERFMVRWRGEPDPRHVAAVDAYWTSAAEHGMNASTFTARVIASTGADVAAAMSGAIGAMSGPLHGGAPSRVLHMLDGVEQEGDAEKYVKGLLDRKERLMGFGHRVYRAEDPRARTLRKAAKELGAPRFDAALALEQAALKELRERRPDRPIETNVEFWAAIVLDFAEVPSHMFTSMFTCARTAGWCAHILEQKQTGRLVRPSARYVGPAARKPEEVEGFDTITVKAVDQAAPA; translated from the coding sequence ATGGCCGACGACTTCGTACCCGGCCTCGAGGGCGTCATCGCCTTCGAGACCACGATCGCCGAGCCCGACAAGGACGGCGGGTCCCTGCGTTACCGCGGGGTCGACATCGAGGACCTGGTCGGCAAGATCACCTTCGGCAACGTCTGGGCGCTGCTGGTCGACGGCAAGTTCGGCCCCGGCCTGCCCCCTGCCGAGCCGTTCCCGATCCCGGTGCACAGCGGCGACGTCCGCGTCGACGTGCAGGCCGCGCTGGCGATGCTGGCCCCGTTCTGGGGCTACCGCCCGCTGCTGGACATCTCCGACGAGGAGGCCCGCAACCAGCTGGCCCGCGCCGCGGTCATGGCGCTGTCCTACGTCGCGCAGTCCGCCCGCGGCATCGGCACCCCGGCGGTGCCGCAGAGCCGCATCGACGAGGCCTCGACCATCGTCGAGCGCTTCATGGTCCGCTGGCGCGGCGAGCCCGACCCCCGCCACGTCGCCGCCGTCGACGCCTACTGGACGTCGGCCGCCGAGCACGGCATGAACGCCTCCACGTTCACCGCCCGCGTCATCGCCTCCACCGGGGCCGACGTCGCCGCCGCGATGTCCGGCGCCATCGGCGCCATGTCCGGCCCGCTGCACGGCGGCGCCCCCTCGCGCGTGCTGCACATGCTCGACGGCGTCGAGCAGGAGGGCGACGCCGAGAAGTACGTGAAGGGCCTGCTGGACCGCAAGGAGCGGCTCATGGGCTTCGGGCACCGCGTCTACCGTGCCGAGGACCCCCGCGCCCGCACCCTGCGCAAGGCCGCCAAGGAGCTCGGCGCCCCCCGCTTCGACGCCGCGCTGGCGCTGGAGCAGGCGGCGCTCAAGGAGCTGCGCGAGCGGCGTCCCGACCGGCCGATCGAGACCAACGTCGAGTTCTGGGCGGCCATCGTCCTCGACTTCGCCGAGGTCCCGAGCCACATGTTCACCTCGATGTTCACCTGCGCCCGCACCGCGGGCTGGTGCGCGCACATCCTGGAGCAGAAGCAGACCGGCCGCCTCGTGCGCCCGTCGGCCCGCTACGTGGGCCCGGCGGCGCGCAAGCCCGAGGAGGTCGAGGGCTTCGACACCATCACGGTCAAGGCCGTCGACCAGGCAGCCCCCGCCTGA
- the serC gene encoding phosphoserine transaminase → MSIEIPAGLLPADGRFGCGPSKVRPEALRALATDGAALMGTSHRQAPVKGLVRQVREGLAELFGLPEGYEVVLGNGGSTAFWDVATFGLIRQRSAHGTYGEFSAKFASAVAEAPFLDEPVVVAGRPGTLALPEGQPGVDAYAWAQNETSTGVMAPVVRPAGADDDALVLVDATSGAGGLPVDVTQADAYYFAPQKSFASDGGLWIALMSPAALERVAEVEASGRWIPGFLDLATAVDNSTKDQTYNTPAVATLFLLADQVRWMLGLGGLAGTVARTTDSSGRLYGWAEKSPYATPFVADPSQRSLVVGTVDFDESVDAAQVATVLRANGVVDVEPYRKLGRNQLRVGMFPAVDPDDVSALTACIDFVVERL, encoded by the coding sequence ATGAGCATCGAGATCCCCGCCGGCCTGCTGCCCGCCGACGGCCGCTTCGGGTGCGGACCCTCCAAGGTCCGCCCCGAGGCGCTGCGGGCACTGGCCACCGACGGGGCGGCGCTCATGGGCACCTCCCACCGCCAGGCCCCGGTCAAGGGGCTGGTCCGCCAGGTGCGGGAGGGGCTGGCCGAGCTGTTCGGCCTGCCCGAGGGATACGAGGTCGTGCTCGGCAACGGCGGGAGCACGGCGTTCTGGGACGTCGCCACCTTCGGCCTGATCCGGCAGCGCAGCGCCCACGGCACCTACGGCGAGTTCTCGGCGAAGTTCGCCTCCGCGGTCGCCGAGGCGCCGTTCCTCGACGAGCCGGTCGTCGTCGCCGGCCGGCCGGGGACGCTGGCGCTCCCGGAGGGGCAGCCGGGCGTCGACGCGTACGCGTGGGCCCAGAACGAGACCTCGACCGGGGTCATGGCCCCGGTGGTGCGCCCCGCCGGTGCCGACGACGACGCGCTGGTCCTCGTCGACGCCACCAGCGGCGCCGGCGGCCTGCCGGTCGACGTCACGCAGGCCGACGCGTACTACTTCGCCCCGCAGAAGTCCTTCGCCTCCGACGGCGGCCTGTGGATCGCGCTGATGAGCCCGGCGGCACTGGAGCGGGTGGCGGAGGTCGAGGCGTCGGGGCGGTGGATCCCCGGGTTCCTCGACCTGGCGACCGCCGTCGACAACTCCACCAAGGACCAGACCTACAACACCCCCGCGGTGGCCACGCTGTTCCTGCTCGCCGACCAGGTGCGCTGGATGCTCGGCCTCGGCGGGCTGGCCGGCACCGTGGCGCGGACGACCGACTCCTCGGGCCGGCTCTACGGCTGGGCGGAGAAGTCGCCCTACGCCACGCCGTTCGTCGCCGACCCGTCGCAGCGCAGCCTCGTCGTGGGGACGGTCGACTTCGACGAGTCCGTCGACGCCGCGCAGGTGGCGACGGTGCTGCGGGCCAACGGCGTCGTCGACGTCGAGCCCTACCGCAAGCTCGGCCGCAACCAGCTGCGCGTGGGCATGTTCCCCGCCGTCGACCCCGACGACGTCAGCGCGTTGACCGCCTGCATCGACTTCGTCGTCGAGCGGCTGTAG
- a CDS encoding osmoprotectant NAGGN system M42 family peptidase, with product MLTGPRDDTGLVRDDPRDEGELNARFLPSPVDAGQKRLPIDMDYVQRVMLELLNIPSPSGRTDHVMQVIGGELRDMGLDFEVTRRGALIAELPSRSPGADRTVVVHADTIGCMVSQLKDNGRLAIVPVGTHSARFAEGARVTIFSDDVSGDYWHTGTILPNKASGHRFGDEVDEQGVGWDHVEVRVDEVTHSRADLERRGIQVGDFVAIDAQPVVTASGFVNSRHLDDKAGVAAALGAFKAIVDSGVQVPVTAHLLVTIAEEVGLGASHGLDADVAELVSIDTSVVAPGQASSEHCVNIAMQDSTGPFDYHLTRHLIDLCRVHEVPHRRDVYKYYRSDAASALEAGANTRAALVGFGIDGSHGNERTHLDGIRSTAELIALYLQTDLTFRSWDRTPTGDLRDFPSTAVQPADGEIAR from the coding sequence ATGCTGACCGGCCCCCGGGACGACACCGGCCTCGTCCGCGACGACCCGCGCGACGAGGGCGAGCTCAACGCCCGCTTCCTGCCCTCCCCGGTCGACGCCGGCCAGAAGCGGCTGCCGATCGACATGGACTACGTGCAGCGCGTGATGCTGGAGCTGCTGAACATCCCGAGCCCGTCGGGGCGCACCGACCACGTCATGCAGGTCATCGGCGGCGAGCTGCGCGACATGGGCCTGGACTTCGAGGTCACCCGCCGCGGTGCGCTCATCGCGGAGCTGCCCAGCCGCTCCCCGGGCGCCGACCGGACGGTGGTCGTGCACGCCGACACGATCGGCTGCATGGTCAGCCAGCTGAAGGACAACGGGCGGCTGGCGATCGTGCCGGTGGGGACGCACAGCGCCCGCTTCGCCGAGGGCGCCCGGGTGACGATCTTCAGCGACGACGTCTCCGGCGACTACTGGCACACCGGCACGATCCTGCCGAACAAGGCCAGCGGGCACCGCTTCGGCGACGAGGTCGACGAGCAGGGCGTCGGCTGGGACCACGTCGAGGTGCGCGTGGACGAGGTCACGCACAGCCGCGCCGACCTCGAGCGCCGCGGCATCCAGGTGGGCGACTTCGTCGCGATCGACGCCCAGCCGGTCGTCACCGCCAGCGGCTTCGTCAACTCCCGGCACCTCGACGACAAGGCCGGCGTCGCCGCGGCCCTGGGCGCCTTCAAGGCGATCGTCGACTCCGGCGTCCAGGTGCCGGTGACGGCGCACCTGCTGGTCACCATCGCCGAGGAGGTCGGCCTCGGCGCCAGCCACGGCCTCGACGCCGACGTCGCCGAGCTCGTCTCCATCGACACCTCGGTCGTGGCGCCGGGACAGGCGTCGTCGGAGCACTGCGTGAACATCGCGATGCAGGACTCGACCGGGCCCTTCGACTACCACCTGACCCGGCACCTGATCGACCTGTGCCGCGTGCACGAGGTGCCGCACCGCCGCGACGTCTACAAGTACTACCGGTCCGACGCCGCCTCGGCGCTGGAGGCCGGGGCCAACACCCGCGCGGCGCTGGTCGGCTTCGGCATCGACGGCAGCCACGGCAACGAGCGCACCCACCTCGACGGGATCCGCAGCACCGCCGAGCTCATCGCGCTCTACCTGCAGACGGACCTGACGTTCCGCAGCTGGGACCGCACGCCCACCGGAGACCTGCGGGACTTCCCGAGCACCGCCGTCCAGCCGGCCGACGGCGAGATCGCCCGCTAG